The stretch of DNA AATGGAAGGAGAGAAGATCGAGTTTCGTGCTCTCGATATATCTGTCCACTATTCGATGCAATGATTAAATACAATCTTACGTGTTCTATTTTGACTTAATTCAGCCAATCAAATTTAATTATTGTGAAatccaaatttaattaatttgaacaATATGTATAACTCATGTAACATCTTTTTTTATGACAGTGAAACCGACTATCGTTGTATTTTGATGAATATTGATAAACTCtttgaataatataatatgttaTAAATCACATAAATTTGATAAACATTAATAAACAAATTCTGTGTGAGAGGTTCATTTTAGAAAATTGATGAGAAAATCGGATTCATGAATACTTACCAAAcaatattttctttatcatCTTGGACATCTGACTATtgttatatgttttatttgTATTATCTATCATATGATGTCTTTATTTAATGTGGTCGTTCTGTATCATAgtacatttcatttaattaaatGACCATACAAGATTATTTATTACTCACTGTAACTCTTAAAGTGTAAAAGAGTTGTTCTTATTTAAACGTTGAAAATCAACTACATAAGACTTATCAAAGATTCGCAAAATATATATCTCCAACTTTtgaattatgaatttcttgtgagTCGTTTCAAAAAGGCTCGGGCCTTTTAAAGGCTCGGAAAAAGGCTCGGGCCTTTCAACATACGCTTTAAAAACCTTATCAGATTCAGAAGATCATTTGTGATATCTTTATTCACTACTCTCTCATTGTTTTAACTAGTGTAAAAGTGTTAAACATTTGTAATATGAGGAAAAAGTCTTTcctataattaaatttcttaaagTGAATGCATTGTAATAATATGAGTTTCAGCAGGAAAAAGTAAGACATGTTGTTGCGTATTTTTCGCTCGCAAGCGTACGattgtcaagttttaatatatgAAGATAAAGTATTGTTCCCACGAGGAgtgtttatgtaaaaatatatcaGTGCTTGCAATTAGAATAATcacgactttatttagaaaaatcactAAAATGTTTGGTTTGctgaaaattaattaattgcaaataaatCACCGAATGAAAGAAAATATCTAGATGAATGATTTCACTGATTTTCCACGATAATAATTCctggttgaatttatgttcatgaattccaattatttaatagCAAAGAacacttaattgttttattctCATTTTCCCAAGTGAtgaataaattgtatcattcAAACTTGGATCCAAACATTCCTAAGAAGAATCTAagtttaaatgataaatgcaaacgaAGTTCTTACCTAgacctcgctaaagttatacgtctttcgaacgatataaacattgaacgatgtgtctctaatgattTATAATCacagtccctctcccgagttatagaaCTAATCagacaacaaacaatttatggccagtaaactAAAGTCGGATAAACacaaagaaacacaattaaaccaaaAGAAATTCAGTCATATAAACAACCACGTCAAATTATCGCCACAAAGCTACATTATCCTCTAGActgaaaaattagttcataacgaaatctaaacaaaaacaaaacttgTTCGAAGATCTAGACATCGCAACACAAGAAATTTATTATTAGAACAACTGATAAAACACTATTTACATTTGTCAAAAATCAGTGTACAATCTTAGTAGAAATATATGTTggtgatattatttttgggtcaactaaccacGAACTTTGTAAGAAATTTGCTAACATTCTTTTTAGGATTACAAGTTAGACAATTTAAATCTGGAATTTTCATAAACCAGATGAAGAATACTAAGAGCTACTAAAAAATTTGTCATGGAAAAATGCATTGCTGCCCAAACTCCAATGAGCTCTTCAACTAATCTCGATTAAGATGAAGGAGAAAATTCAGTAGAGGTAACCATGTATCAAGGTCTGATTGGTTCTTTATTATATCTTATTGCTAGCAGACCAGACATAATATTTGTAGTATGCAtctgtgctagatttcaatctaaTCCTAAACTATCTCATTATGCAGTTGTTAAGcatatattgaaatatttaaagAGTACTCAGATTGTTGGCTTATGATATCCAAAAGATTCTACATTTAATTGTATGGGTTATTCATATGCGTATTATGCAAGTTTCAATTTGGATATAAAAAGTACTAGTGCTTTCTATCAATTTCTTTGTGATAGTCTGatatcctggtttagtaaaaagcacaCTTCAATTGCCACTTTTACTTCAAAAGCCGAATACTTAGTTTCGACTCTCAAATTCTTTGGGATTCAACAATAATTAAGAGATTATGAGATCACTGCTTCTGAGTCAGGAGATCGCTGCTTTTGAGTCGGCTATCTTCTGTAACGATACGAGTGCACTAGCCATCACTTACAATCCAGTACAGCACTTTAGAACCAAACATGTTGACTTAAGACATCATTTATCAGAGATCGTGTGTAGAAGAAACATTCGCTTAGAACAGTGTTTCTACTGATTTACAAGCAACAAACTTCTTTACCAAATCATTATATGAGGCTAGTTTTTGTTATTTTCGAAATGATTAGGTCtcattgatttatcttaaacATATATCCAAGGGGAATATTGTTCAGTATGACTAAGATTTTATAAAATCTTGATGTATTAAATCAAGAATTTTTTATATTGATAAGATagtaatttttctgaaaatgagTCACTACTGAAATTTTTCTAGTATCCCTTTTTCAGAAGACCTTACCATATAATATACCAAATTTATACTCTCCGCTGCTTTTATCATTAACTGACTCTTGGACAAactactatttttatattttcaaaacattttctcACGCTTTTATGCATTTGGCCAGTCTGTCAGAGCACctttcttaaaatttttaaactaaCTGCAAACATACTAACACGCGTCCTTGTGTTTGTAACTTACGGTTGTTTTCTCTCTGCAATTCGAGCCTTTTTTTTCTCTATGCAATTTTACAATTCTCTGCAAGCCTTGCTTTCGATTGTTCTAACCTAAAAATTGCATAAATGGCCGACACATATATTTTGAACACTTAGCAAATCTACTTTTCCTCTGTCTACACTGTCCAAGATGTCAACATTGTGTCTATGTTCAAGGCATTGGAGAAATCTGATCTTTGTTCATATCTATAAACTCCAGCAATTATTTATAAGGACGTTTTTCTAGATTTAAATGTCAAAGCTTCTCTTTCTACTGATGGGAAGGTTGTCCATTCTCAtagtaatgcccgagatttttattctgttaatctgaaatgatttagtgaTAATTGAGGGGATTATAACGGAAAGGATCAGACTGGGAAAGACGGAAGAAAACATGAAATATGTGTGAGgatagaacacctcgcgcatatgcgcgacagtggcagaagacctcgcgcatatgcccgagaagtgtgcgtgcatatgcgcgggctGTGCAGAAGCTAAATGccatgtccagagaacctcgtgcatatgcgcggagatggggcgcgcatatgcgcgagctgccgagaaggaAAGCTGCCGataccagtaggtctcgcgcatatgctgcCGATTGAGTTCGCTACATATGCGCcgatatgcgcgagacgtgttgtaCCTAAAATGAGCCACTTGCCCCTTTTCAtgcatagtatatatatataagtgtaACAATTCCTTCAGATAAAGAATAAGGAAAGAAACGAGCAAGCCGAAGGAAACTTTAAGTTCATAatatagatttgtgatttgcgAGAAATCCATTCattcgattttcaatccgacttcggtaccgtGTTTCTGTCGACGTAGGCTTtaactggatgtaagttttgCTATGTTTtatgatgatttgaaattatgatactgccagaatcagatatgatccatatatgttgtccttgcgatatcagacattgtataatcgaaaccggatcgaagaacagattgtttatgtaattgttatgaattttcagagttgatttgattgtgattagaccgatttgatatcagaatatTGTTGTTACTGATTATGAGCCGTGTTATTATATTTGTGATGTTGTGATTGACGGGGTtactgagattgtattgttataccgtcgagacatcagtagattgatattaatcagattcgctattgattgagattgtttCGTTGTatagttgacattgatcagattatgtctagatttgagtattgatcagaacaggtcttgaattgagttgtacattgacacaatatattcgatattgtcattaccagattgaatatggacagagctgaattcgagacttcgacttcgtcagaccgacaagagaaaggtataaattaatgttgattcgggattgcacaactcgagtttgatgaCTTgaatttcccaaaatcacatactttatcttattgcattgatatttgcaattgataagtttgatatgtCTAGGCTATGGATGTATAGTCTAGTATGTGTTGTGATGAGTCAATGGCAGGACATGCCAGGGCGGAtaggcctagtctttggcaggatatgccaagacaccggacgtttggtcatattgatAATGCATATGAGTGGAGCAACTTCTATAGCGAGATTCAatatggacaggaccaaagtccataataagaacgtaccgccaccacgatcgggagagtaggtgggagattgttgcgttcttattcagatcgggatccctagattaggaatgaatGGAGTCAGAGTCTCAGAGTCATAGAGCGTGATTTAccgcttgatattgattcatgttttctgattttgatacatgttcagagtgtgatttacagtttgatattgattcatgtttctgactgtgatacatgttatagatatctgtttatatgaaatgcatgtatacatgatttatactaggaatataattctcaccggagttatccgactgttgtcttgtttgtatgtgtgcatgacaacaggtgggacaggatcagggtcaagacgaggacgagtttagcgtggagattcgaacccagaagtagatctgtttcatcaccagacatgtagtgaatgaacagtagttattatgatttacttttgtacaggacttgtacttagatctggatactgatcttgtaaatgaaataagatttatttcatatgtttccgcttgtgtatttaaaaaaaaaaattagaccatgtttatttaattgtttttaattattcccaaagacgattaagaaataaattagcgtctgggtccccacactcATAACAACAAGATGTTGGTTATTGATGAAGCCCTGCTCAGTTATTCTTTATCTCTTCCTACATCTAGAATTGTTGATTTCTCAGTCATCTCCAAGGAAGACATGACTACTGCTCTAAATAAATTTTCGGCTTCAAGAAAAGATCAGGTCTCTATCTTGCTTCAAGAAATTGCTGAATATGTAATTTCAGTTCTTGGTAAATATTGTTGCAATGCTATATTGATAAATGCAGGAACTTTGACAGACTAAAAAAAGAGAAGGTCCAGGTGATGTCTGTCATTCTTACTGGAGCTCAAGTTAACTGGGCCTCTGTTATGTTTATATCACTCTCTGAGGTGGTCCAGAAGAGGATTTCAACTGGTTTTGATGTGCAGATCAGCAAACTTCTCAATAATCTTGGTTTCAGACTCACTTCTGAAAAACATGGTACTTCAACCACCATGATTGATACTGATAATGTGGTTGCCTTTCAACTCAAACCATATGCTCCTGAATTTATCATAGAAAATAAGGAAATCAGGGTCCAACAAGAAGCTTCTCAAAAGAAGTAGAGGAGCAAGAATAAGCTTATCATTGTTGTCAGTGATTCTGAACGAACAGGGTCTGGAGAATCTTCTGCTCCCATTCAACCTCCTTCAAAGCCAAACTCAGAAAAGATGAAAACAACACAGACTCTCTCCTTTTACTCGATTCCAAAGTCGACGCTCTAGATGCTAAGCTTAAtaatcaatctcaatctctttAGACTTTGGATAACCAAGTTGGCAACCTTTCTGAGcacttatttgaatttattcatTGGGTCAAAGCCAGTGCTGACGAAAAAGGGGGAAAAGATGCAAGGAAAAGAGCAGAAACATAACCCGCATGAGATCAAGTTGAAAGTGAAGATGAGGAAATCAATGATGAGGAGTAGACTCAAAATCAACAATTTAAAGCTTTTCTTTAATTTGGCTACAATTACTCTATCCATTGTTATGATCTTGATGTTCTCACTTTGCTTAGTTTTACTCTTATCTTATTTTTATCTGATTTATAATCTTCTAGGTTTTAACTTCACCACAAAGATAGAAATTATTAAGGAAATCTTAATTGTGGTGATGTTCTCCTTGAAGAAAACCTCAACCTTAGGTTTAGTGATTTACTActtaaagaaaatcataatcGCGGGGTTCTGCTAATTTTATGGTGAAGGAAACCAGAACACTCACTAAGAAGTAACTCCAGTAGGCAGTCGAAATAAGACGTCAACAAACATATAATTCAGTACTTAAAAACCAGGAGTAGTAGCCATCTTGCTAGTTTCCTATGATAACATATTAGATTAACATTAAATTATATAATCTTTAACAAGAGACTGTTGTTATCTGTtttgtttgtattatttataaGATTATAAACCTATTTAAGGTGATTGTTTTGTACAATAATACACttcatttaattcatttaatgTCATTGAATGAACTATACAAGATCATTTATTAATCATTATGACAGTTTATTCTTGAATTCAGATACTCTTAATGGGTAAAAGAGACGTTCTTATTTGAACGTTGAAGATCAACTATATAAAGGTTTATTGAGAATTCACGAAATATCTCTCCAACTCTCGAACTCTAAATTACAGTTAATCATCTTTAAAAAAGACTCAAGCCTTTCAAAGCCTCGGATAAACCAATACACATTTTAAAACCTTATCATATTCATCGTTTGTGCTATTTTTATTCATACTCCTTAATTGTTTTAACTATTGTAAAGTGTGAAACATTTGTAATTTGAGGAAATAGTCTTTCccattattaaatttcttaaagTCCATAGATAAAAGTAAGATTTgttgaagtgggtttgtacaagtgtgtatcaatcaaattcttctagtgaTATTTTCTGAAAACACAAGATGAGGAGACGTATAAGAGTTTTGTGCTTCGAACTTTCCAGATACAAGTCTTGTGTCTTATTGTTTTCTACTGTTTTTAGTTTAATTAAAGTGTTGTGGACTGATTTTGTACTTCTAAAAGAAGTTTGCTATACTTTCAAAGAACGATATCAGTTTCtgaatttttaaaacatttcaGAAGTACACTTTtgaaaaacaaaagaatttaaagtttgaattatttATTCAACATCTTTCTAAATACTTCATCGATCCTATCAATATTGTGAAAACATCAAATGTCTTACTGCTTAAAAATAGTAAACACAAATGAATTAATCGCAAGAATACATCAtcattaataaaataacaaacgatgatcatggttatgattattatactttcaaatttaaaattgtactgttatataataattataaatataaaataataatattttttaaatttaatttctatGATATATTATACGAGGATATATTCGAGATATAATAAGATCAATAAGGATAATTTGATCTTTTCAATACCCCAACTTTTTTTAAAACAGTTTATAAGTTATCAAACAATTTATTTTGACATATTATAAAATCTTTTTGAAAAACTTAATTATCAAACAAATTTTAAGAACATATAAGCTCTTAAACGACTTATAAGCCGATCAAACACCTTCTAGATTGTATTTCACAaggtcattttcaaaaattcatctTAAAATTAACATAACTTATATCAATACTATTAATTAAAACTTAACATCGACCGGTCTCGTGGATATATCCGTGAGTCCGTCTTACAAGATATCTACTCTTAAAAATAAACCTATGATAATAAGTGATTTTTGGTACGTATTTTGACGAAACTTTTTTATAATTACAAAAACCTTAATTTTAACTATCCAGCTCTATCTCACTTTAGTTTAAAACACTAATAACtttcattttgatttttttaaaaaaagtttacTTTCTTACCAATTTTTATTGACTACACAAAAAATGGACTACACATGTTGTGTGTGACATGATCCACTAATTAATATAAAACTAGGATCTCGCACGCCGAGTGAGGATATCGGTGGCCCCACTCAGTGAAACTCatcgtattttttaaaaaattgaacgGCCAGATTAATCTGAcctttacaaaaaaatatttaaaaatgaaaaaaataaatgaatggTTGGGATGATATGATAGTTGCAGATCAAGGACTAGAATCAATCTCaacctttaaatttttaaaaaataatattaaaaattatttaatattaaaaaaaaattgaaacgaTGGGAAAAAAATCTGTAAAATTAACAAagaccaaaattttaaaatccaaGCATACTCCTATAAATTGACATTATCACactttaaaaaatcaaatttttttccaCTTTCATTCCAAAAACTCAAAATTTCTTACTCTTTCATTTCATTTTCAATCCAAATTCAAAAATGAATCAATGAAGAAATGAGGATCTCAATActattttatcaaaaaaatttcaattaacCGACAATTAAATGTTGAGCTTTATATTCAATCGAACTCAATTCTCCAAAATCACATCAACTCTCTCCTCCTATTTTTGAAAccatgtattttaaatataaaaagatAGGGAAGAAGATCGTTGCTGACGATGGGGTGAAGCATCACAAGGAAACATTGGACAAAGACCGAAGGTGAACTTCTAGCAATGTATGGTGCAACGCCTCCACCAACCCGACACTTAACAATGATCAATGAAACACTAGTTTCAGGGATTGGTTATTTTTAGGAGTTGCAAAGTGGATAGAAAATATATACATGAGACAACATGCGCTAACATTTCATGGATGTTGAGAAACAGATGTTCGATTTgccaaaacaaaataataaacaaGAAGCACTCAATCATAGCATATCGTCATTTGAGATGTAGGTattcattctgaaatatttattttcaccgagcaaaatgaaaattcctaattataatttcttttgttttgtatacGTAAGCTCAAACAATATTCGAGCAAAATTATGGGATTGCATGGTCCGATGGCAAAGTTGGATAGCGACGAGGGAGCAACCAAAATAGATATATAGTTGttcaaaaaattcaaagaagTTTCAACGAATGCTACCAAGAAGctgaaaaatattgatgatgaATCATGTCTATCTCTTTTCTCTATACCTTTTCTCACACACCGTCGAGGAAGGAGACGACGTGCAGGAAATGAGCAAAACTATTAGACAAATGGGAAAAAATGCCTTCAAAAAGAACATGAGGGGAGAATGATCGAAAAATACAAATATGGTTGATATGCTCAAAAGAATGCATGAAGGTAAGACACAATAGAAAGATGCTAGGATTCATGTTCTAGCAAAAGAACATTATGCAAATATTGCGCAAAATATGGAAAATAATTATGAAATGAGGGTGATGGAGCACTTTTTTTTATTtcgtctaagttttaaaacttAATTATGCATgtgtatttttaattttttataattatgtgaattttattatgtttttaaaaaatattgaatgtaataaaaaatattatatttcaacGTCATCTCATCACTCTAGAAACATGAGATTAAGTTTTCATTCTAAAAGAATAAGCGAATTACCCTGTTGACATATATAAATCTTTCAATAATTTTAGTATGGTTATTTTTCTTATAAACCTATGATACGCTTATTTTCAAGTCTGTTTTATAATCTTGATTGGTTCTATTCAAAAGTATATATATTAGGAGTTTAGGACAAGAAATACACATGCGTGATTGATATAGTATATTGCTACaagtaaatattaaaatatagagtatgtatcttgtgagacggtctcacgaatctttatatgtgagacgggtcaacattccgatattcacaataaaaagtaataatccttagtataaaaaataaaaaaaattcatggatgacccaaataatagatccgtctcacaaaatacgacccgtgagaccgtctcacacaagtttttccctaaaatataatatattgtaCTCAAATTTTTCATCTGATCTACAAATTATTTCAACAATTTCACTCATTAAAGTAACGAGATTGTAAATTACTTGATCTACAAATTATTTCAacaatttgaaatttaatttgatataaattattaaaaaataacttaattataaaaaaaataacttaaatttatgtatttttttccTTATTAGAAGCAGAAGCAATGTTTGAAAGAAACTTTTCCTGTGGGTCTCATTTTGCTTGACTTTTCTTTCGCAATAGACACTTGAACTCTTCTTTTCTCCTCGATTTTTGCCTTTGCTTCAGCCGCTAAACGATCGATCCTCAATATCTTGCTCTGGTAATGTTTCATGTTTCTTGATTTTTTGATCTCCAATTCAGTCTGAAAACAACAAAATTGAGAATTACTACACTTACACTGATGTAAGTTACATCATCGAAAATTAATTTGGGGAAATGACGTCTTCGGTTTTgtaacatatttttcatacgATTGGTCAATTCACAGTTTTAATCCAATAACTTATACTATCCCCCgacttttagtttttttttccaCCGAAGTGCTGACCTCGCATTAGACACCACTCGACAACAATGTATGTCGCCACATCTCTATTTTCTAGTGACATGTCATCATTTTGTTGTGACAtgtcatcatttttcttgtcaCTTTGGCACTccgatttaaaaataaaatttaaaaaatgtgcAAATTATTGTTCTAATACCATAAATTGAGCACAActtgaccaaaaaaaaaaaaaaaagtacttAAAAAggacaaaaatataattttccaaatTATTCCCAAGAGTTTTATTGGATCATGCATGCAAAGAGTGACCATGCCATATTAAACATGCAAACCTCTCGTCTTTCGAGTCGATGTTTTGCTTTGGTCTTCTTCTCTTTCTCCCAAGCTTGAATCTCTGCGCACATCTTATCATATCTGCAAACGAGATCCATCCCTCGATAGAATACAAttcaaattatatatcaaaCTTATGATCAGGCATGCATGAACTCGTGTTTCGGAATGCACGCGCCGCCCGATTCACCggaaaatttttatatatatctgAGTCTCTGTTCCTTGTTTTCAGATGTACATGatctttatatataatataactgCTAAAATTATGAAATCTATTCTAAAACTCAATCATATGTACAAATTTCGTTGCACCGAGTAATTGAGCAGTCCCCGCCGGTAGATAAGTCTGTTACCCTCCATGTTTTGTGACTAATTGAGGTGACTAatatccctctccctctccctcTATATATTTTATCCCTTTCTATCAATTAGGAATGTATATTGCATGAAGAAgaaatcaaatcaatgaacaaTAATACCGTTTTCGAATCTTTATCATTTGAGCTTCTCCCCAAGAATCTGCATTATTCCTGCGTACCCTCGAAGTTTCCTTCGACCTTTCATGCCCGAATAGGATAGGTGTAGGCCTCGAAAAGAATGAAGTCCTATTATTCCTCTGAGTTGGTTTCCTCAGAGAAACTTTTCAGACCAAAATTGTAGGATATCTTTCAGTCTTGGGAATTCATGCCTTAGCTTGATGATCATGTAAAGGAAAATAATAACTAATGATTAAAACAGAAGGAGCATACCTGTTTTGGCTGGTCTGAAGGGCTCATCTCTTCTAGTACTTGCCTGCCTTGGATATCTGGAACCGGTTTCTTGTGATTCGATGGAATATATGGCATGAGCAGACGCAGCCAGCGCGGTGGCGAATTCGATATCCCATGAGTCATATCCACGTCTCATTTTTGGTCTACAAACTTTCGAGAAATATAAGAGCATGTACTTCTATATATGTGAAATTTATCTTGTAGCTTATTTTCTCAAACTTTGAATTGAGGCCTTCAAGGATATTGTCCAAATTTTACCGCCCTTTTAAAGAGACTATTAATTTATATTGTAGAAATAATGAGGCCATGCAATACAAGATttctccatatatatatatatatatatatatatatatatatatatatttgaaagaCAATCCAACTACAAATAAATGTAGGTAGCCTTTAACTCAATTCGTTCACTAAAACAAAGAATTTTTAATGGGCTGTGAACTCAAAACCTAAAGAATAATCTGATAAatcaacttttaaaaaaaaatgaaaaacttttGAACGTGGATGATATTTGTTGTGAACATTATAATTCGATTCCTTGTTTGTTTCAGAGATTTCTTTAGAGTGTATGCCGTGAGATTGAATGAGTAATGCCAaagttttcttaaaaaaaaagaagaagtaaAGCCACCAATATTCTAACCAAACTCGTTTCACATTTTCAAATTTAAGCGAAccgaaaacaaaaataaaatccaattatttattaggaaaaaaaatacTCTGAAACCAATTCttgattataataattttatttacatccaaaaaattaagaaaagttATATCGTAAACTCCATTCCACGGAATTTTCAACAGAAAACATAGAAGGTCAAAATCTAGCATGTGTTTCCAAGAATTGTCCTTGGCTCATGTGATGaagggaaaaaaaataacatacATTAATTGtcaagaaaatgaaaatgtGCCTAAAGTGTTGATTCAGTTCTTCTTTAATGTAAATTAatgccttttttttttttgcatggaataataaaattttggggACCATTATatgcatatatttattttttgtggcTGATAtgtattttctgaaaaataaaaatattcatggTACAATTTTTCCTATTTATTTGCtgtaataatatcataattttttttttttaaaaaagcacAATATGTTTGGAAGTTGGAACTATTTTATGGGTGGGTTCACAAAGTTAATTGTACTGTACATGGACTATTTATCtaataaaaaattcaataaaatgaTCTATACTGGTTctcaattattaaaataaattggtATTTGTAATGAATATTAAATGGGCACATGGCTTTTATTGaaaacattattttcaaaagtatttaaaattattttggagCAAGGGCGTTTATTTTTTACAAGCTAAATGTTTCGATaacaaaaaactaaaaaaaaaaattggaaaaaaaagaaCCTATTTTCCACTAAAATTTTAGATACGAAACTTTTTCCAGTGTATTTGTTCATAAATTTGTCCTATTTATTCATAAAAATGAAGAAGCACGATATTCCTTTATGACCAAAGACAATATCATCTTCCTTCTTGTCTAGCTAAATTGTTAATAACACATAATTGAAAGGCGAACATATTACATATTAATGAGAGCCTAGATTTCAACATGGAGATAATTTTTGGGAAG from Primulina tabacum isolate GXHZ01 chromosome 3, ASM2559414v2, whole genome shotgun sequence encodes:
- the LOC142539065 gene encoding uncharacterized protein LOC142539065: MLLYFSKVCRPKMRRGYDSWDIEFATALAASAHAIYSIESQETGSRYPRQASTRRDEPFRPAKTVSLRKPTQRNNRTSFFSRPTPILFGHERSKETSRVRRNNADSWGEAQMIKIRKRYDKMCAEIQAWEKEKKTKAKHRLERRETELEIKKSRNMKHYQSKILRIDRLAAEAKAKIEEKRRVQVSIAKEKSSKMRPTGKVSFKHCFCF